The Nostoc sp. 'Peltigera membranacea cyanobiont' N6 genome contains the following window.
GTACTACTTCTTACTAGCAGAGGTAGAGCCACCAGGTAAGCGGCGTTCAAACCACAATCCAGCGCTAATTAAAGCGGAACCGCACAAGATAAAGACTAGAGACTTGAAAAGTAAGTCGGTATCGTACTCTTGCACGCGACTGATAATTTGCAGTGTTACTAACAGCATACCGCCCCAAAAGGAACTTCTGTTGCTTAATTTCAATCCTTCTTGAATTAGTCCCCAGGCTAATGTTGCTAGAAGTACATTGAAAATAAAAACACCAAGTTCATCAATCCGGCTGATAGTTTGATGCCAAAAAGGTGCTATGGCAATAAAGGCAAGGAAAGTACCAATAACAGCAGTTGTGAAAATCACTTCGCGGCGCGGAGGGTTATTTCTTTGACGCAGTAGAAACAACCATTGCAATACCACCAAGCCACTGAGAATCCCCAAATCAACGATCGGCAGAGATTGAAATAAGTTTGTGACGTTCGTTGGTTGATTATAACCATAATTTGGAGATTCCCAAACCCAACGAAAAGACAGAACGTAAAAGACAAGGCCGAAGCTTACCAATGCTAAATTACGGGCTAGAGATTGAAATAACCTATAATTTATGGTTGGAAACAGTAAATCGTCATAACTCCAGAATAATGCAGGTGGGAGTGCAAAAGCAAAAGATGCCACCCAAGGGGCTATATCAGCATAATTCAGCAGTGGCAGAGGATTAAGGTTAGCTTGTAGGGAACTAGCAAAAACAAAGGCTGCTAGAGCAAAAATCCAACGCGATCGGCAAAAGTAGGCTAAGGGGACAAACACTAGCCATGCCAATAAAGGCAGATGCTGCACCACTAACCGCGACCAAGTTAACTCACCAGA
Protein-coding sequences here:
- a CDS encoding DUF2157 domain-containing protein, whose protein sequence is MFLDSFPQKLRKEAQLWRDEGLISSSLYEQIAERYQFKNLEAAARDRNKAIAIAVGSILLCLGIITFVSGNWQGGSREVKFILMMSLFFAIAITGFYNWRPPEGKKPERSKRILGEGLLILSAFIFGANLLLMAQMFNIVGSTSQLFLAWGLGVVVMAFSLSINSLGILSIVLVEIGYWTGLEDLWYASGELTWSRLVVQHLPLLAWLVFVPLAYFCRSRWIFALAAFVFASSLQANLNPLPLLNYADIAPWVASFAFALPPALFWSYDDLLFPTINYRLFQSLARNLALVSFGLVFYVLSFRWVWESPNYGYNQPTNVTNLFQSLPIVDLGILSGLVVLQWLFLLRQRNNPPRREVIFTTAVIGTFLAFIAIAPFWHQTISRIDELGVFIFNVLLATLAWGLIQEGLKLSNRSSFWGGMLLVTLQIISRVQEYDTDLLFKSLVFILCGSALISAGLWFERRLPGGSTSASKK